One Haladaptatus sp. R4 DNA window includes the following coding sequences:
- a CDS encoding uracil-DNA glycosylase family protein, whose translation MNAKQEERSNPFGMDEACTNCDLCETREQVVHGYGDVDAHFLFVGEMPGDGADETGVPFTGDAAGERLQEILGRLGLNESPPDAEEPEIENAFLTYVTRCRHPERGPTDGEIMTCEPYLNAEIRMINPEILVPIGEGALAEIATEYTTKPAADIDIVADHATTIRGRGFELVPMIRPENQTEEQTEAFVQHFHELMDTDYRQTKGRQGR comes from the coding sequence ATGAACGCGAAGCAGGAGGAACGCTCGAACCCGTTTGGGATGGATGAAGCCTGCACGAACTGCGACCTGTGTGAAACACGCGAGCAGGTCGTCCACGGCTACGGCGACGTGGACGCCCATTTTCTGTTCGTCGGCGAGATGCCCGGCGACGGTGCGGACGAAACCGGCGTTCCCTTCACCGGCGACGCGGCGGGGGAGCGACTACAGGAGATTCTCGGACGACTCGGATTGAACGAATCCCCGCCGGACGCCGAGGAACCGGAGATCGAGAACGCGTTTCTCACCTACGTGACCCGCTGTCGTCATCCCGAGCGGGGACCGACGGACGGAGAAATCATGACCTGCGAGCCGTATCTGAACGCCGAAATACGGATGATAAACCCGGAAATCCTCGTCCCCATCGGGGAGGGCGCGCTCGCGGAAATCGCGACCGAATACACGACGAAACCGGCGGCCGACATCGACATCGTAGCGGACCACGCGACGACGATTCGCGGACGCGGGTTCGAACTCGTCCCGATGATTCGGCCGGAAAACCAGACCGAAGAACAGACCGAAGCGTTCGTCCAGCATTTCCACGAGTTGATGGACACGGATTATCGCCAGACGAAGGGACGACAGGGTCGATAA
- a CDS encoding HalOD1 output domain-containing protein gives MNRTNAGGDNGERGPTLVTSNPRGYHTCYDTTSRALSEVVIESIAAIRNVDPTATRIPLMEVVDPDALDALFADTYQGEERADGHIVLPFDGLTVFAHSNGHVFVRETPNTVRH, from the coding sequence ATGAACAGAACGAATGCGGGCGGTGACAACGGAGAACGAGGGCCGACGCTCGTCACATCGAATCCTCGTGGATACCACACCTGTTATGATACCACATCGAGAGCGCTCAGCGAAGTCGTCATCGAATCGATTGCCGCGATTCGAAACGTGGACCCGACCGCCACCCGAATCCCGTTGATGGAGGTGGTCGATCCGGATGCGCTCGACGCACTCTTCGCCGATACCTACCAAGGGGAGGAACGAGCAGACGGTCACATCGTGTTACCCTTCGACGGACTCACCGTGTTCGCTCATTCGAACGGACACGTCTTCGTTCGTGAAACTCCCAACACGGTGAGACACTGA
- a CDS encoding universal stress protein: MGGYLVAIDGSGASMDALRYALDLARSTGQSVTAVHVVVPEEIVAADDVPPTSFAEANRDLILSNVEDAETHGQELLDDAAAAAEREGTNLDTGLLYGEPVQEITEYADDNGYDAIFVGHRGASERFETLFGSVAKNVAGRATVPVTIVR; the protein is encoded by the coding sequence ATGGGGGGATATCTGGTCGCAATCGACGGGTCGGGGGCGAGCATGGACGCGCTCCGGTACGCACTCGACCTCGCACGGAGTACGGGACAATCGGTGACGGCGGTTCACGTCGTCGTTCCCGAGGAAATCGTCGCGGCGGACGACGTACCGCCGACGAGTTTCGCCGAGGCGAACCGCGATCTCATCCTGTCGAACGTCGAGGACGCCGAAACGCACGGACAGGAACTGCTGGACGATGCGGCGGCGGCCGCCGAGCGCGAGGGGACGAACCTCGATACCGGATTGCTGTACGGCGAACCGGTACAGGAGATCACGGAGTACGCCGACGACAACGGTTACGACGCCATCTTCGTCGGCCACCGCGGCGCGTCCGAGCGGTTCGAAACGCTGTTCGGCAGCGTCGCGAAGAACGTGGCGGGGCGGGCGACGGTTCCGGTAACCATCGTCAGGTAG
- a CDS encoding LLM class flavin-dependent oxidoreductase, translating into MSDETIHFNLFTMNSVEHVTAGNWRTPGDQSHRYTEMSYWQEVARLAEKGGFDAVFFADVRGIYDVYGGERTTAIEKAIQTPANDPELVIPAMASVTDDLGFAVTRSTTYVHPYQLARELSTLDHLTDGRLAFNVVTSYLESAAENLGLDGRMEHDARYDRAEEFMQVCYRLWEDSWEDDAVVRDREAGRYTDPEKVHAIDYEGEHFSVPGPHSCEPSPQRTPVLYQAGSSERGRGFAANNAEALFVSQPTKDAVANYVEDVRARADAAGRNGEDLAFFAGIAPIVGETEEVARAKYDKYRKNVDTDATLTLLGGFMDIDFSELEPDQRVEHIETDAMQGAVNALTKHAPEQDWTVRDVAEFCGLGSTSPLVVGSPETVADELEAWRAETGVSGFNLKEIVRPGTLRDFVELVVPELRERGLVREEYEGETLRQNMLGRRYLSEDHPAKR; encoded by the coding sequence ATGAGCGACGAAACCATCCACTTCAACCTGTTCACGATGAATTCGGTGGAGCACGTGACGGCGGGCAACTGGCGCACGCCGGGCGACCAGTCACACCGCTACACCGAGATGAGCTACTGGCAGGAGGTGGCTCGACTCGCGGAGAAGGGCGGCTTCGACGCCGTGTTCTTCGCCGACGTGCGGGGGATTTACGACGTGTACGGCGGGGAACGAACAACGGCCATCGAGAAGGCGATCCAAACGCCAGCGAACGATCCGGAACTGGTGATTCCGGCGATGGCGAGCGTCACCGACGACCTCGGCTTCGCGGTGACGCGCTCGACCACCTATGTCCATCCGTACCAACTCGCTCGCGAGCTTTCGACGCTGGACCACCTCACGGACGGCCGACTCGCGTTCAACGTCGTCACGTCGTACCTCGAAAGCGCGGCCGAAAACCTCGGTCTCGACGGGCGAATGGAACACGACGCGCGCTACGACCGCGCCGAGGAGTTCATGCAGGTCTGCTATCGCCTATGGGAGGACAGTTGGGAGGACGACGCGGTAGTTCGGGACCGAGAGGCGGGGCGGTACACCGACCCCGAGAAGGTCCACGCCATCGACTACGAGGGCGAGCACTTCTCGGTGCCCGGCCCGCACTCCTGCGAGCCGTCACCACAGCGGACACCCGTCCTGTATCAGGCCGGGTCCTCGGAGCGCGGTCGGGGGTTCGCGGCGAACAACGCGGAGGCGCTGTTCGTCAGCCAACCCACCAAGGATGCCGTCGCAAATTACGTCGAGGACGTGCGGGCGCGCGCCGACGCGGCCGGGAGAAACGGCGAGGACCTCGCCTTCTTCGCTGGCATCGCGCCCATTGTGGGCGAGACGGAAGAAGTCGCGCGGGCGAAGTACGATAAATATCGGAAAAACGTCGATACGGATGCGACGCTGACCCTGCTCGGCGGTTTCATGGACATCGATTTCTCGGAACTCGAACCCGACCAGCGAGTCGAACACATCGAAACCGACGCGATGCAAGGCGCGGTCAACGCCCTGACCAAGCATGCGCCGGAACAGGACTGGACGGTTCGCGACGTGGCGGAATTTTGTGGTCTGGGTTCCACCTCGCCCCTCGTCGTCGGATCCCCGGAAACCGTCGCCGACGAACTGGAGGCGTGGCGCGCGGAGACGGGTGTCTCCGGCTTCAATCTGAAGGAAATCGTCCGCCCCGGGACGCTCCGGGATTTCGTCGAACTGGTCGTACCGGAACTCAGGGAGCGCGGCCTCGTTCGCGAGGAGTACGAAGGCGAAACCCTCAGGCAGAACATGCTCGGTCGCCGGTATCTGTCCGAGGACCACCCGGCGAAACGATAG
- a CDS encoding ester cyclase produces the protein MSIGTTDNETVVRRDIEEVWSSDGDLNAIDDTVTDDFVYHTSMMEINGPAEYREMAEETRKMFSDFDMDIEDVISSDDEVVVRYTMRGTNTGGMMGKEPTNERIEMTGIIIDRLEDGKIRERYENADELGMLVQLGVIELPPEMREIEE, from the coding sequence ATGAGCATCGGAACAACAGACAACGAGACGGTCGTCCGCCGCGACATCGAGGAGGTATGGAGCAGCGACGGCGACTTGAACGCCATCGACGACACCGTGACGGACGACTTCGTCTATCACACGTCGATGATGGAGATCAACGGTCCGGCGGAGTACCGCGAGATGGCCGAGGAGACCCGAAAGATGTTTTCGGACTTCGACATGGACATCGAGGACGTCATCTCGTCGGACGACGAGGTGGTCGTTCGGTACACGATGCGGGGGACCAACACCGGCGGGATGATGGGCAAGGAACCGACCAACGAACGCATCGAGATGACGGGCATCATCATCGACCGACTGGAGGACGGGAAGATACGCGAACGATACGAGAACGCCGACGAACTCGGCATGCTCGTCCAACTCGGCGTGATCGAACTGCCGCCCGAGATGCGGGAGATAGAGGAGTAA